A stretch of Vulpes vulpes isolate BD-2025 chromosome 4, VulVul3, whole genome shotgun sequence DNA encodes these proteins:
- the PTGER4 gene encoding prostaglandin E2 receptor EP4 subtype, with product MSTPGANASASSTPDRPNSPVTIPAVMFIFGVVGNLVAIVVLCKSRKEQKETTFYTLVCGLAVTDLLGTLLVSPVTIATYMKGQWPGGEALCEYSTFILLFFSLSGLSIICAMSIERYLAINHAYFYSHYVDKRLAGLTLVAVYASNVLFCALPNMGLGSSRLQYPDTWCFIDWTTNVTAHAAFSYMYAGFSSFLILATVLCNVLVCGALLRMHRQFMRRTSLGTEQHPAAGALAVPPALCRSHPAAASPALPRLSDFRRRRSFRGIAGAEIQMVILLIATSLVVLICSIPLVVRVFINQLYQPRLVQEISKNPDLQAIRIAAVNPILDPWIYILLRKTVLSKAIEKIKCLFCRIGGSRRDRSGQHCSESRRTSSAMSGHSRSFLSRELKETSSTSQTLLYMPDLSENGLGGRNLLPGVPGMGLPQADTTSLRTLRISETSDSSQGQDSESVLLVDEVGGSSHQSGPGPKGNSLQVSFPNETLNLSEKCI from the exons ATGTCCACTCCCGGGGCCAATGCGTCCGCCTCCTCCACCCCCGACCGTCCGAACAGCCCGGTGACCATCCCGGCGGTGATGTTCATCTTCGGGGTAGTGGGCAACCTGGTGGCCATCGTGGTGCTGTGCAAGTCGCgcaaggagcagaaggagacgACCTTCTACACGCTGGTGTGCGGGCTGGCGGTCACCGACCTGCTGGGCACGCTGCTGGTGAGTCCGGTGACCATCGCCACGTACATGAAGGGCCAGTGGCCGGGAGGCGAGGCGCTCTGCGAGTACAGCACCTTCATCCTGCTCTTCTTCAGCCTGTCCGGCCTCAGCATCATCTGCGCCATGAGCATCGAGCGCTACCTGGCCATCAACCACGCCTACTTCTACAGCCACTACGTGGACAAGCGGCTGGCGGGCCTCACGCTCGTCGCGGTCTACGCGTCCAACGTGCTCTTCTGCGCGCTGCCCAACATGGGCCTGGGCAGCTCGCGGCTGCAGTACCCGGACACCTGGTGCTTCATTGACTGGACCACCAACGTGACGGCGCACGCCGCCTTCTCCTACATGTACGCGGGCTTCAGCTCCTTCCTCATTCTGGCCACCGTGCTGTGCAACGTGCTCGTGTGCGGCGCGCTGCTCCGCATGCACCGCCAGTTCATGCGCCGCACGTCGCTGGGCACGGAGCAGCACCCCGCGGCGGGCGCCCTCGCCGTGCCCCCGGCGCTCTGCCGCAGCCACccggccgccgcctcccccgCGCTGCCGCGCCTCAGCGACTTTCGCCGCCGCCGGAGTTTCCGCGGGATAGCGGGCGCCGAGATCCAGATGGTCATCCTGCTCATCGCCACCTCCCTGGTGGTGCTCATCTGCTCCATCCCGCTCGTG GTACGGGTGTTCATCAACCAGTTATATCAGCCACGTTTGGTGCAAGAAATCAGCAAAAACCCAGACTTGCAGGCCATCCGAATTGCTGCTGTGAACCCTATCCTGGACCCCTGGATATACATCCTTCTGCGGAAGACCGTGCTCAGCAAAGCAATAGAGAAGATTAAATGCCTCTTCTGCCGCATCGGCGGGTCCCGCAGGGACCGCTCGGGACAGCACTGCTCAGAGAGCAGAAGGACATCCTCTGCCATGTCCGGCCACTCTCGCTCCTTCCTCTCCCGGGAGCTGAAGGAGACCAGCAGCACATCTCAGACCCTCCTCTACATGCCCGACCTCAGCGAAAACGGGCTTGGAGGCAGGAATCTGCTTCCCGGTGTCCCTGGCATGGGCCTGCCCCAGGCAGACACCACCTCCCTGAGGACTTTGCGAATATCCGAGACCTCGGACTCCTCCCAGGGGCAGGATTCAGAGAGTGTTTTACTGGTGGACGAGGTTGGTGGAAGCAGCCACCAGTCTGGCCCTGGCCCAAAGGGGAACTCTCTGCAAGTGTCATTTCCCAATGAAACACTGAACTTATCAGAGAAATGTATATAG